The following proteins are encoded in a genomic region of Desulfobacteraceae bacterium:
- a CDS encoding PhnD/SsuA/transferrin family substrate-binding protein has translation MLLFLSLLLVFAGLLGNAHSQTPREVKIGVLAKRGSAVDVGMWTPTADYLSAKLVGCRFQVVPLDFTQIHAAVRERQIDFVLANPGFYVELEKLYGVNRIATLINQNLPGQQTTTFGGVIFARADRQDLRAITDLRGQAFMAVEPRSFGGWIMCWRELFRLGVDPLRFFATLEYGNTHDAVVYAVRKGMVDAGTVRSDTLERMAAAGSIRLNEFRIIDERHVAGFPFRLSTQLYPEWPMAATRDTPIDLARAVAAALLAMDPDDPAARASKSAGWTVPLNYQPVHDCLLDLRIGPYADFGQFTLTDVLRRYWRQLGLLLGAVILISSASLYILHLNRKLRYKKREVDELNRTLEARVVERTQRINTLLDRELYLREIMETVAEINGLLLSATDLETLLDQACKTMSEHGHYGYSWIGLLRDGVVDGVFTADDSVRFPEAPPYDPFNPADPFSSSPAARCMLSDQTVVIVQSDGETTVTPWLDRSAATGFQAVAALPLRADRYSRAIGALSVYTMRKEGFDQEELVMLEELAGDIGFAVSSFWQREKVSRLEQERTENYEQTIRSFAEMIDQRDTYTAGHTLRVAAYSRLLARELGLDDHQINILQQAATLHDIGKIATPDSVLLKPGKLSELDYGLIKLHASAGHAMLANINMYKGLAEIIRHHHERYDGAGYPDGLRGKEIPLLSRIIVVADAFDAMTTNRIYKPRKTVAEALQEMKALSGSQFDPEIVAAALGVLKDVEIPEAIDQLPKNQMEQRRFSYFFSDKLTGLYNEDYLQIILQNDQVLASYHCLHIFHLKNLPDFNRQQGWEQGNRLMQRFAVELQARYRDALLFRAYGRDFVVISRDHFELGPNDLLFESLKGSGLEITTHHLDLRTGTLYGIHKLEKFEIRSKP, from the coding sequence CTCCTTTTTCTTTCGCTGCTCCTGGTTTTTGCCGGCCTGCTGGGAAATGCCCACAGCCAAACGCCCCGGGAGGTCAAGATCGGGGTCCTCGCCAAGCGCGGCTCGGCGGTGGACGTGGGGATGTGGACCCCCACGGCCGACTATCTCAGTGCCAAGCTGGTCGGCTGTCGTTTCCAGGTAGTGCCCCTTGATTTCACCCAGATTCATGCCGCTGTCCGGGAGCGGCAGATCGATTTTGTCCTGGCCAATCCGGGATTCTATGTGGAGCTTGAAAAGCTTTACGGGGTAAACCGGATCGCCACCCTGATCAACCAGAACCTTCCCGGTCAGCAGACCACCACCTTTGGCGGCGTCATATTTGCCCGCGCCGACCGTCAGGACCTGCGCGCAATCACCGATCTGCGGGGCCAGGCGTTCATGGCGGTGGAGCCGCGCTCGTTCGGCGGCTGGATCATGTGCTGGCGCGAACTCTTCCGCTTGGGCGTCGACCCGCTGCGCTTCTTTGCAACCCTCGAATACGGCAACACCCATGACGCCGTCGTTTATGCGGTACGAAAGGGCATGGTCGATGCCGGTACGGTGCGCAGCGACACCCTGGAGCGGATGGCCGCCGCCGGCAGCATCAGACTTAACGAATTCCGTATTATCGATGAGCGGCACGTCGCGGGGTTCCCCTTCCGGCTCAGCACCCAACTGTATCCGGAATGGCCCATGGCCGCCACCCGGGATACACCCATCGATCTGGCGCGCGCGGTGGCGGCCGCCCTGCTGGCCATGGATCCCGACGACCCCGCCGCCAGGGCCAGCAAGAGCGCCGGCTGGACCGTGCCTCTGAACTATCAGCCGGTGCATGACTGCCTGCTCGACCTGCGCATCGGACCCTACGCGGATTTCGGCCAGTTCACCTTGACCGACGTGCTGCGGCGCTACTGGCGCCAGCTCGGCCTGCTGCTCGGCGCGGTCATCCTGATCTCCTCGGCCTCGCTTTATATCCTGCACCTGAACCGCAAGCTGCGGTACAAAAAACGGGAGGTCGACGAGCTCAACCGGACCCTGGAGGCCAGGGTCGTCGAACGCACCCAACGGATCAACACCCTCCTTGACCGGGAGCTTTACCTGCGGGAAATCATGGAAACGGTTGCCGAAATCAACGGTTTGCTCCTCTCGGCGACGGACCTGGAGACCCTTCTGGACCAGGCCTGCAAAACCATGTCCGAGCACGGCCATTACGGCTACAGCTGGATCGGCCTCTTGCGGGACGGCGTGGTGGATGGGGTTTTCACCGCCGACGATTCGGTCCGCTTTCCCGAGGCGCCGCCTTACGATCCCTTCAACCCCGCCGATCCCTTCTCGTCCTCACCCGCAGCCCGCTGCATGCTGAGCGACCAAACGGTGGTCATTGTTCAGAGCGATGGGGAAACGACGGTCACCCCGTGGCTTGACCGCTCGGCGGCGACCGGCTTTCAGGCGGTGGCGGCCCTGCCCCTGCGCGCCGACCGATACTCCCGCGCCATCGGGGCCCTCAGCGTCTACACCATGCGCAAGGAGGGCTTCGATCAGGAGGAGCTCGTCATGCTGGAGGAACTGGCGGGCGACATCGGCTTTGCCGTCAGCTCCTTCTGGCAGCGTGAAAAGGTGTCCCGACTGGAGCAGGAACGCACGGAGAATTACGAGCAGACGATCCGGTCTTTTGCCGAAATGATCGATCAGCGGGATACCTACACCGCCGGCCACACCCTCCGGGTGGCCGCCTACAGCCGCCTGCTGGCCCGGGAACTGGGCCTTGACGACCATCAGATCAACATCCTGCAGCAGGCCGCGACCCTGCACGACATCGGCAAGATCGCCACACCCGATTCGGTGCTCCTCAAGCCCGGCAAGCTTTCCGAGCTGGATTACGGGCTGATCAAGCTGCATGCCTCCGCCGGGCATGCCATGCTGGCCAATATCAACATGTACAAGGGGCTTGCCGAAATCATCCGCCACCACCATGAACGCTACGACGGGGCGGGCTACCCCGACGGGCTGCGGGGCAAGGAGATCCCCTTGCTCTCCAGGATCATCGTCGTTGCCGACGCCTTTGACGCCATGACCACCAACCGCATCTACAAGCCCCGCAAGACCGTTGCCGAGGCCCTGCAGGAAATGAAGGCGCTAAGCGGCAGCCAGTTTGACCCCGAGATCGTCGCCGCAGCCCTCGGGGTCCTGAAAGATGTGGAGATCCCGGAGGCCATCGACCAGCTGCCCAAAAACCAGATGGAGCAGCGCCGCTTCTCCTATTTTTTCAGCGACAAGCTCACCGGTCTCTACAACGAGGACTACCTGCAGATCATTTTACAAAACGACCAGGTCTTGGCGTCATATCACTGTCTGCACATTTTCCACCTCAAAAATCTGCCGGACTTCAACCGGCAGCAGGGCTGGGAGCAGGGAAACCGCCTGATGCAGCGGTTTGCGGTGGAACTGCAGGCCAGGTATCGGGACGCGCTTCTGTTTCGGGCCTATGGCCGGGATTTTGTCGTCATCAGCCGGGACCATTTCGAACTCGGCCCAAACGACCTGCTCTTCGAGAGCCTCAAAGGATCGGGGCTTGAAATCACGACCCACCACCTCGATCTGCGCACGGGTACCCTCTACGG